The following is a genomic window from Nitrososphaerota archaeon.
GCAACCCCAACAACCTCTTCTCCACCTATCCGACTCCGTGGAACCTGGTCTTCGCCACCAGGTCGTTCTTCGCGCTCTTCGTGATAAGCGGGTACACGGTGTACTATCTGCGGAAGTTCTCCGACACCATCTAGCCGACGGTAGGGCGCGCCACGCCGGCGTAGAACAGGAAGACGTGCGCCACCGCGAAGACCGCGAACCCGGCCACCGGGACGGCGGCCACGGACGAGAAGGCCCCCCCGAGGAGGGGATACCAAGCGTAGACTTCGTACGCAGAGAAGACGAGCCCCATGGCAGCGGTCGAGACGGCCCAGGCGAACGTCAGCCTGGCGTCAGGCCGGAGCTTCAGCAGGGCGCCGCCGGCGAAGCAAGCGACCACCGGCCAGGCGGCGAGTACCGAGGCGCCGATGACGGCGACCACCAGCCACACCACGCCCATGGCGATGAAGAAGTAAGGCGCGTACCCCCTGATCAGGGCGCCGAGGTCGGGCATCTGAAAAGGCGGGCGTAAGTCTCGATATAAACCATGGCTTCATGTCGGGCGAGGTAGCCTTATCTGCCGAAAAGCCCGCGGTCGGACAGTTCTCCATGACCGCCCAGTCCCTGGCCACCTCCGCAAGCCTGGCAGCCAAGCTAGCGGGGCTGATGAGGCCGGCCGGCGAGATCGGGGAGTCTCTGCTCGCCTCCGCCACCTATGACGGCGACACCAGGAAGGCAGTCCTCAAGTTCTATGACCCGAAGGCGGGGAGGTTCTGGCTCTGGGAGGACAATACGGGACACAGGCCGTACTGCTTCACAAGGCTCCCGATGGAGGAGCTCGGGGCGATCAGGGCACGGAAGGACGTGGTGGCGATAACCGAGGAGGACAGGCTCGACCTGGTCAACGACACCACGGCCAGGCTGAGGAAGATTGTCACCACCGACCCCCTGGCGATAGGAGGGGGGAACGACAGCATACGGGACCAGATCAGGGCCTGGGAGGCGGACATCAAGTACTACGAAAACTACGCCTACGACCTGGGCCTCAGGATGGGGACCTACTACAGGGCCTCCCAGGGGAAGGTGGTCGCCGTGAGGCACGAGGTCACCGAGAGGGTCGCCCGGTCGCTCGAAGAGATCCTGAAGAAGAACCCTCCTGAGTTCACCCCCTACCTGAAGGAGTGGGCGGAGCTCCTCGGGGAGCCGCTTGTCGAGTTCAAGAGGGTGGCCCTCGACATAGAAGTGGACAACGAGCCCGGGAGGCTCCCGGACGTCGAGAACCCGAACAGGGAGGTCATCGCCGTTTCGTTCTACAGCGAGAGCGAGAAGCAGGTCTACCTGTTGAAGGGAGAGAGGAGCGCGGAGGGGCTGGACGGGGGACCCTTCGGGTTCCAGCTCTTCGAAAGGGAAGAGGACCTGCTCAGAGCGGTGCTCTCGAAGATCATGGACTACCCCGTCGTGGTCACGTTCAACGGCGACGACTTCGACCTCAGGTATCTGCGGCACAGGGCGGAGAAGCTCGGCGTCGGTGAGGACGAGGACCCCATCCAGCTCGAGCGGGTCGCCGCCTCGCTCAAGCACGGGATTCACGTGGACCTCTATCAGTTCTTCCGCAACAGGTCGATCCAGGTCTACGCTTTCGGCAACAGGTACACCGACCACACCCTCGGGGGGATCTCGGAGTCGTTAATCGGGAAGTCGAAGCTGGAGTTCGAGGGAGAGGTGGGCGCGCTCCCCCTGCTCAAGCTGGGGGAGTACTGCCTGAACGACTCGCAGCTCACGTTCGAGCTGACGTCCACGAGCGACTCCCTGGTGATGAAGCTCCTCCTCATGATCTCCAGGATCGGGAAGATGCCGATGAACGACGTCTCGAGGCTGGGCATCTCGAACTGGATACGGAGCATGCTCTTCTTCGAGCACCGAAGGATAGGCGCGCTGATCCCGAGGCAGGACGAGCTGTCCGAGAAGGGGGGAGCGTCCTCAAAGTCGGTCATAAAGGGGAAGAAGTACAAGGGGGGGCTGGTCATCGACCCGAAGCCCGGGGTCTACTTCGACGTGTCCGTCCTCGACTTCGCCAGCCTCTACCCCTCGTTGATGAAGGTGCACAACCTCTCCTACGAGACGGTCAACTGCCCCCACCCCGAGTGCAGGGCCAACAAGATACCGGACACTGATTCTTGGGAGTGCATCAGGAAGAAGGGGATCACCAGCCTCGTCATAGGGTCTCTCCGGGACCTGAGGGTCGGGCACTACAAGCAGCTCGCGAAGGACTCGACCCTTTCTAAGCAGGACAGGGAGCTCTACGGGGTGGTCTCGCAGAGCCTCAAGGTGTACCTTAACGGAGCCTACGGGAGCTTCGGGTTCGAGTCATTCGCGTTCTACTGCCTCCCGGTCGCGGAAGCGACCGCCGCCCTCGGCCGCGACGCCATCACCCGGACCATATCGAAGTGCAAGGAGCTGGGGGTCGACGTCCTTTACTCGGACACCGACTCGCTCTTCCTGCACAGCCCTTCGAAAGAGCAGGTGCTGACGATATCCCACTGGGCCGACAAGGACCTCGGGGTCGAGCTGGACCTGGACAAGGTCTACAGGTATGTGGCCTTCAGCAGTAGGAAGAAGAACTACTTCGGCGTCCTTCCCGACGGGACGGTGGACATAAAGGGACTGACGGGGAAAAAATCCGTCGATGGGGCGACGCCGATGCTGGCCAGGTTCGATGAGCGTGTGCAGCTTGTCACCGTCAGAGACGTCTTCAAGGCATTCAGGGGAGGCAGTGCTGTCGAAGTCCTGACCGTCGCAGACGGGCTCAACACTGCATGGGCAGGAATCTCCGACGCGACGCGGCACGACGTAGCCGACGTCTACAGGATGGAGACGAGCAAAGGAAGGGACCTGGTGCTTTCGGGAGACCATAGCGTGTACATAATGGACGCTTTCGGCCACCTCCATTGCAGGGCTACCAGGTCCCTCAAGAGGGGGGATGTCGTCGTCGGGGTTCAATATGTGCCTCCCCGGAACCCTTCAACGACGCTTCCCGTCCTGCGCTATCTTGTTACGCCCGTCAGAGTGAAGGAAGGGAGGGCATATTCCGGGAAAGCGCACGCTACATCGTCCACCCCAATCCCCATCGTGCTTCCCATGTGCGAGGAGCTAGCCACATTGCTCGGAATCTATGTGGCCGAAGGAAACACGAGCAGCGCCCCCGGGTCACGAAACAACTCCATCACCCAGAGCCGGCGCGCCAATCCGGAAGTCTGTTCTGCCATTGAAGCCTCTTGGAGGGCGCTTTTCCAGGTGCCCGCCAAGGTCTACCGGAGGGATGGAGGCGCCAACTCCTACTACCTGCCGAAGCTGCACGCGGAGCTCCTTGACCGGCTCTGCGGCGGCTCGAGCTCAACGAAGCACGTCCCGAGCGTTGTCCATGACGCCGACGGGGAATTTGTAGCCGCCTTTCTAAGGGGAGTCTTCTCCGGAGACGGCTATGGAGATGGGAAGAGGGTCAATATTGCATCTAAGAGCAGGACTCTTCTCGTTGGGCTGGGCTACCTCCTGGCCAGGTTTGACATTGATACCCGAATCAGGGTCATGCGTGTGAAGGGATCGGCTTACCACCAACTCAGTATACTCGGGCCTTCCAGCAGGGGAAGATTCTATGCTCATATCGGTTTCATGCAACCTCGCTTCAACCGCGGAGTGAAGTTCGGGCCCAGAAACAAAGAGCTGCTTCCTCTGAAGACGGACGGCTTGCTCTCCTTGAAAGGCGAGATCATGCGGCGAAAGGGACTCGCCAAGATGAGGGGGATCAGTATGCACGACTCTAGGTATTACAACCTGTCCATCCTAGACCGCTACAATTCGGTTCTGCGATCGTTGATGCAGGTAGCGGACACAGGTGAGAAGGCTCGGCTCGCCAAAATAGCGACGATGCTGAACGTGAAGGACGTCAGTTTCGACGAGATCGTCTCTGTCAAGAAGATTCCCGGTCGCAAGGC
Proteins encoded in this region:
- a CDS encoding DNA-directed DNA polymerase I; the protein is MTAQSLATSASLAAKLAGLMRPAGEIGESLLASATYDGDTRKAVLKFYDPKAGRFWLWEDNTGHRPYCFTRLPMEELGAIRARKDVVAITEEDRLDLVNDTTARLRKIVTTDPLAIGGGNDSIRDQIRAWEADIKYYENYAYDLGLRMGTYYRASQGKVVAVRHEVTERVARSLEEILKKNPPEFTPYLKEWAELLGEPLVEFKRVALDIEVDNEPGRLPDVENPNREVIAVSFYSESEKQVYLLKGERSAEGLDGGPFGFQLFEREEDLLRAVLSKIMDYPVVVTFNGDDFDLRYLRHRAEKLGVGEDEDPIQLERVAASLKHGIHVDLYQFFRNRSIQVYAFGNRYTDHTLGGISESLIGKSKLEFEGEVGALPLLKLGEYCLNDSQLTFELTSTSDSLVMKLLLMISRIGKMPMNDVSRLGISNWIRSMLFFEHRRIGALIPRQDELSEKGGASSKSVIKGKKYKGGLVIDPKPGVYFDVSVLDFASLYPSLMKVHNLSYETVNCPHPECRANKIPDTDSWECIRKKGITSLVIGSLRDLRVGHYKQLAKDSTLSKQDRELYGVVSQSLKVYLNGAYGSFGFESFAFYCLPVAEATAALGRDAITRTISKCKELGVDVLYSDTDSLFLHSPSKEQVLTISHWADKDLGVELDLDKVYRYVAFSSRKKNYFGVLPDGTVDIKGLTGKKSVDGATPMLARFDERVQLVTVRDVFKAFRGGSAVEVLTVADGLNTAWAGISDATRHDVADVYRMETSKGRDLVLSGDHSVYIMDAFGHLHCRATRSLKRGDVVVGVQYVPPRNPSTTLPVLRYLVTPVRVKEGRAYSGKAHATSSTPIPIVLPMCEELATLLGIYVAEGNTSSAPGSRNNSITQSRRANPEVCSAIEASWRALFQVPAKVYRRDGGANSYYLPKLHAELLDRLCGGSSSTKHVPSVVHDADGEFVAAFLRGVFSGDGYGDGKRVNIASKSRTLLVGLGYLLARFDIDTRIRVMRVKGSAYHQLSILGPSSRGRFYAHIGFMQPRFNRGVKFGPRNKELLPLKTDGLLSLKGEIMRRKGLAKMRGISMHDSRYYNLSILDRYNSVLRSLMQVADTGEKARLAKIATMLNVKDVSFDEIVSVKKIPGRKAMFDFSIPTFERFVAGNLPTLLHNSQTPEYLKRVFYKTLDILSGVKTPEDFERARTDTKGLLTTMLNELKGKKVPVIDLAFTVMMGKPADKYSGTTPQHVRAALQLQERGKEVKAGEMIAYVKTKTPPYVKPAELARSDEIDPDKYIEYAHSMFDQLLDALDFSFDEIMGATTLDLFWGS